The nucleotide sequence CCTGAAACACTACTAACCACGGGTTATGGCCTTCCATTTTACCACCAACGGCAGCCCCTTGGGCGGCAGGCAGCTGGCGCTCTAGCAGCTGCGGCAGGGCTACACACGACTCCTTATGCCATGTGCCGGCTCATCGATCATATTTATCTGAAGAAGCAAGTCATTGGCGCGGCGTCAATTAAAGAACAGGTAAAAACTCAAAGTAAGCTTGAAACTGGATATGATGCTAGCACGGCTTTTGGTCTTGGCATTGAATTTTTTCAGCAAAGCGGGCAGCCGTTATTCGGACACACCGGCCATGTGGGCGGGCATGTTTCAGCTACCATTTGCAACCCACGCACAAAACTAATCGTTTCAGTCGCAGCCAACGCCAAAGACTCGCCAGTTACTGCCATTGCACTAGGAATCTTAGGTGCAGTGAATTACTTCTTTGAAACAGTCAGCTTGCAAGACGGGCACCATCCGGGGAAGTTTAGCGCCCGATTTATCAATGAAGTATCGACCGTGCAGATTATCGACCTCTATAACAAAATCATTATTATTGATCCCGATGATTGGGAGCCCTTTGGCTGGTATGAAACATTGCAGCCGATAAGCCCTACTAAGCTCAAGTTTGCTACGACAGGCAGTGTTTATAATGAAGGTGAACTGATTGAGTACAGTTTTAAAAAAGGGGTCCAGCAGGCCCGGCTTTCTGGTGCAGCGGTTTACTTAGTCAAGTAACACCCCTTGCTTTTGAGGGGTGTTTATATCATTGACCGATGCGCTTACGGCGGATGTCGTTTTTGTTCTTGCCATTTGCACTTAAGGCACCATTGCTACCTGCGCCTGAATTATTACCGGTGATCGAAATCATAATGCCTCCCCTTTTATGTTGCCTTATTCCACAATAATGGAGGATTACGCTTAGAGTCAAAAGATTCGTCTTTAACTTTATAAAAAGTTAATCTACCACAAAGCTGTGCTTGCGGTTGTAGCGCCATTTAAAGACTCGCGCAAACAAGTAGTCAATGAGGGTACCGAGCGTAATGCCTAGAAGTACTGAATAAAGCAGTTCAAGAGGTGATTGCGAATAGCCTAGTAACTGAGCGCCGATAAATGTCACAACAGGTAGCGACACGAGCCAGGCGGCCATCATCACAAGGGCCGTGGCCCACGTGTCGTGCTTTACGAGACGCCGGCTTCTTATGTAGTTATAAACAAAGCCGATCATTCCAATGCGTACAATAAACAGCACTGCAACGGTAATAGCAGCGGCAGTCAGGCTATACTGCGCCTCGGGGGACGAGCTCAATTCTTTATAAGTTGCCGATTCAAGTACGGTGCCTGGCGAGCCGCTACTCGTCGCCTCGGTTTGCAGCATTCGCATTTGTTGGCTGGTGTCTCGGTGGGCTTCGGTGGGATACACAACAAATGTTTCCATAGCGGTTAAGGCAATGGTGATAAGGGCAATGACCCCAGTAATAGTTGCTAAAACCCCAAGTTTATGTGGTTGTTTGCTCTGTTGATTCATGATTTTCGCTCCATGCGGCAGTTTTTAATAGTTGGTTAATTGGCGGGCTCAGCATAGGGGTGATATTTAAGGCGATGAAACGCCCAAGTACCTCCTTGCCTTCAGTAGTCAGTTCGTAATATTTACGCTTTGGTCCGCCGTGCGGTGAATCTTGCATGATTATCGCCACTAAGCCCATGGCACTAAAGCGGCGGAGGGCGCGATAAAGGCTTTGTTCTTTTACTTCAAAGTTGCCGCCTGTGGCATCCTGCATAAATTCACTAATTTGCGCGGCGTATTTACGCCCTTCAAAGATGGCAAGTAGTATCCAGAGGCTCAATTGTCCCTTTTTATACACGTCGTCCCATTCGGCCACCAAATTGTTAATTTTGTTTTCCATTCACTCCTTTGTTTAGCTTATAGTATTCTTAAAGTATAGTTCTCTAGATATAGTATGTCAATGGAATAGTATACTATTAATTTCAAGACAGCGATATTGCAATAATATCAGTATTATGATTTTATTTTCGCTACCTCGAGCTGAATGTAAGGGATGGTTACATGAGCGTGATTGACCCCGAAGCCCTTGAAGAACTCAAGCAACAACAGAAGGAGCTGATTCTGCTCGAAACTACTGGAGGCGTTATTGAAGACGAGTAGCAAAAAGGTGACGGGCAAGAGTATCTTGTCCGTCACCCTATAAATTGAGTGTATATTTTTACTGTCGAGTACTACGACCGGCAATTAACATGCCTAAGCCAACAACAATAATAAACAGCGGCCAGAGCTTAGCGATTGCAAATGACGAATTGAGCGTGGTCAGTACGAGGAAGATGAGTCCGAATACCAGCAGCACGATGCCAATAAAAAGCAGCGCCTTAACCTTTTTTTCACCGCCAGCATAGTAGCCAGCAAGCAGCGACGCACCGGGAATGGCTAAGAACAGCGGCCACAAGACTTCCATAGCTTTCCACTCATAAACGTTATACGAAAACAAGAAAAAGAAAACGCCCGTTAATGTGGCAAGGGTTCCTAAAGTAGTGAGCACAATTCGTGACATCGCTTGGCGAATAACAAAGCCCAGAATCAGCATAAAAATACCACCAAGCACAATGTAGGTTGGCCAAAAGGTTTGCTTATCGAAGCCCAGCCAGCCATTGGTCATAGCCAGCAGCGCCAGGCCAACAAGCAGGATAAATCCGCCACCAAGTGCGAGGTAATTGTTTGTGTTCTTTTCCATGTTTGGGAGTCTCCGTCGAGTAATATGTAGTGTCATTATACAAGATTAATCTCATTTATGGTAGTTTTTACCACAAAAGCACAGAGGTGACCAACTCTTACATATTGAACTACATAGTTATATATGTTATAATATATTGAAATGACAATGGAACATGCTCTTCCCACGGGTGAAACCGCGCAGCTTTCACGCAATATACGCACGAGGCCCCAACCAGCCTTTATAGAGCAAGCGGCCGACAACACGCGCCAAACGCTGATTCTTTCAGCTGCCGAAATGAAACATGGGCTTGGTGCCGACACCTCAATCAGTGGAAATGTGCCTAATGTGCGTACCTACACCGAACAACAAGCGCTCGCACAAACTATGCTTCTTCTTGAGGAAGCAATGACCCACCCACAAGTACCCAGCGAGATTGCCAAAAGAGCCGAGGATATCTACGAGAACCTATCGTTTATCGGCGAAAAAGAATTACAAGAAGCCACGAAATCCATTGCCGACTACTGGAAAATCTACCTGCGCGATAACTCTGAATCGTCAATTTTTATCATAACCAGCAAGACGTTTGCAACAGATGGCGCGGATGATGATGCCGAGCTTGACGAGCTCGAAGCGGCTGACCTGGGACATGTCAGCACTAATAAAAGTGATGGCTTTATTCTTGATCAGGTTTTAGGTAATTTTACTGATGAGGAGTTACAAAAATATGGTGACCGCCTGCTTCTTTCACCGGTAGAACTAGGCGACAAAGCGCCAAGCACAGTGAAAAGCATCATTTTAGACGACTGGATTATGTCTGGCCAGCAAATGCGGGAGACGCTAGAGGACGTATTTACGCATATGTCGCCTGCGGATCTAGAAATTAATCTTGTGGTGAGTAATAAAGATCGCCTCACGAACGGTTTTACGCATAACTCGTCACCCCAGCCCGTTCCGGTGAAAGCGGCTTTTGTCAGCCGTGACGCCCAACATTCCTATGCTTCTGAATTTGGCGGAGCGTATTTGACCGCAGCATATTCAAGCGGGGATTATCCTTTTGAAGCCACTATCGAGGCAATCGTGGCTGCTTTAAATAAAGTTAGCTCGGACGCCGTGCATATGCCGCCGCTCACAAACATAATCCGGCCGTATTACGCCCCAAATTATGAACCCCGGCATAGTGAACGCCAGGCGACACTGCGAACTATGGGGCGCAGCGCGCTGCATGAGGTAACAATCAACTAGCCGGTTACGGCTGTTGTTCGAGCATAGCTAAATCGACTTCAATATCCTGTAACCGCTCTTGTATAGCTTTTTTCGCATCGCGGATGCCTAAGTTGTATAGTTCTGGCCCCAAGTGCTCGGTAACGATATCGATTATATCTTGCGCTACGATTACCCCAACCGCGCCATCTTCGATTTCTTCAATGCGCGCAATTACTTCATCAATGCACTTTTTCTGTACGGCCTCGTTTGTGGTATCCCATTTGCGTTTCATTATTCTAGTATACCGGTGAAGGCTGCGTTACAATAGTTAATTATGAAGGCCTTGTTAATTAAGATTTACTTGTACCGCATTTTTAGCGAGTTCATGTTGCTTTATCCCTTGTACAATGTCATGTTTGCCGAACGCGGCGGCTTGAGTACGTTTCAGATTTCGCTGCTGCTTGGTATCTGGGCAGTTATTATCTTGCTTGCAGAAGTGCCAACCGGTGCTTTGGCAGATAAATATTCACGACGCAACTTGCTGGGCCTGGCTCAAATTATTCGTGCAATTGGCTACGGCATATGGGTGTTTTGGCCAACATTCGAAGGTTTTTTGCTTGGCTTGGCGCTTTGGGGGATCGGTCGGTCGCTTAGTTCGGGCACCTTTGAAGCTTTGGTGTTTGACGAATTAAAAACCGCCGGAAAAGAGACCTTATATGCCAAAGTGCTTGGGCGTTCTGAAAGCTTTGCCATGTTCTTTGGGCTGGGCGCCACTTTGCTGGCGATGCCAGTGTTTGCCTGGCTGGGGTATGAAGGAGTGCTATGGAGCAGTGTTATAGCGACGATTCTTGCGAGTGGTATGGCGTTTACTTTGCCTCACAAAAAGAAACAGGACAATATTGAACCAGTGCCGTACGCAACGATCATACGTCAAGCCATTACAGAAGTACGTGGAAACCGTGCGCTGTTAAGACTCATTGCGTTTGGGGTGTTTGTTGGGGTGCTGTTTCGTATCTTTGATGAATATGCCTCGCTGATTATTAAGGCTGGCGATGTTTCGACGGTTTTGATTCCGGCTGTGTCGCTACTTGTATTTTTGCCGGTTATTGTAATGGATTTCTTTGCCTATAAATTAGAAAAATGGCGTCCGGTGAGTTTTATGGTGCTGCTTATCGCGGCGGGAGCTGCCTTAGCTGCGGCGGGCAAGTTCCTGGGGCCGGCTGGTCTGGTTGGCTTTGCCGCCTTTATGCTGCTCGTGAAGGTGTCGATAACGGTGTTTGGTGCAAAAGTGCAGCACGCGATTCAGGGTAAAACGCGAGCGACTATTACCTCGATTAATGGCTTAGGGGTGGAAGCCGGCGCTGTGATCGGGTTTCTTACTTATGGAGTATTCACGGAGCTCACGACAACGGCCGGTGTGTTAATTATCTTTGGATTACTCACTAGTGCTGTAGGCGTCGCTTATTTAGTGGTGACGCGTGGACGGTTCCTGGCAAAAGCTTAAACTTCTCAGATCATTCTAAGTTCTTAGGTGCCTATTTTATCTCAGGATAGCGACTACTATTTTTGCGGTAATAATCAGCCCACTTACTATTGCCATCGAGTTCTACATAATCAACGTACAAGCCTTTTTTGAATGCTCCGTTCTTCTCATTTTTTATAGCTTGAGCTTTTGTGATATCTTTGTCTGTTAGCCCGTATTGCTCTTTTAGGTCATCAAGTGCCTGTTGGACATCCGCTATTTCCGCAGCAACTTCCTCAGGCTTGGCGTGAAGAATCTCTTGGGATTCTTCCACTATCTTCTTGATTAGCTCATTTTTATGCTCTTTTGGATTTAGCTGACGGTAGATGGGAGTCGCGCCAGATGCAATTTGATGCTCAACTATCTTGTCGCGAACTAGTTTAGCGAATTTGAACTTAGGCATGTTTTAACTATATATCAAACAAAAGACTTCCGAAATGAAGCCCTTTAACATAAGCGTTATGGTACCCCGGGTTGGAATCGAACCAACGGCCAAAAGCTTAGAAGTCTCTTGCTCTATCCACTGAGCTACCGGGGCATATCTGGAATTATACCGATAAACGGT is from Verrucomicrobiia bacterium and encodes:
- a CDS encoding PadR family transcriptional regulator, whose product is MENKINNLVAEWDDVYKKGQLSLWILLAIFEGRKYAAQISEFMQDATGGNFEVKEQSLYRALRRFSAMGLVAIIMQDSPHGGPKRKYYELTTEGKEVLGRFIALNITPMLSPPINQLLKTAAWSENHESTEQTTT
- a CDS encoding nucleoside triphosphate pyrophosphohydrolase is translated as MPKFKFAKLVRDKIVEHQIASGATPIYRQLNPKEHKNELIKKIVEESQEILHAKPEEVAAEIADVQQALDDLKEQYGLTDKDITKAQAIKNEKNGAFKKGLYVDYVELDGNSKWADYYRKNSSRYPEIK
- a CDS encoding DUF2164 family protein — its product is MKRKWDTTNEAVQKKCIDEVIARIEEIEDGAVGVIVAQDIIDIVTEHLGPELYNLGIRDAKKAIQERLQDIEVDLAMLEQQP
- a CDS encoding MFS transporter; this translates as MKALLIKIYLYRIFSEFMLLYPLYNVMFAERGGLSTFQISLLLGIWAVIILLAEVPTGALADKYSRRNLLGLAQIIRAIGYGIWVFWPTFEGFLLGLALWGIGRSLSSGTFEALVFDELKTAGKETLYAKVLGRSESFAMFFGLGATLLAMPVFAWLGYEGVLWSSVIATILASGMAFTLPHKKKQDNIEPVPYATIIRQAITEVRGNRALLRLIAFGVFVGVLFRIFDEYASLIIKAGDVSTVLIPAVSLLVFLPVIVMDFFAYKLEKWRPVSFMVLLIAAGAALAAAGKFLGPAGLVGFAAFMLLVKVSITVFGAKVQHAIQGKTRATITSINGLGVEAGAVIGFLTYGVFTELTTTAGVLIIFGLLTSAVGVAYLVVTRGRFLAKA
- a CDS encoding serine hydrolase domain-containing protein — encoded protein: MSLRQLRRQKAATFLDSWLEYRLRHVDIVGLSVAVLWRGENVFTNAFGRAVIEPSELLTPHHIFCMASQTKMITAVLLLRLAEQGKLSLDDLAIRYLPWLGAHSDERVRRITLRHLLSHSAGLLANGNDAEHWLAKAPPLGTKQLQQQVLKHDLVFQPGERVKYSNVGYGLLGSIIEAVTHTKYTKLLGSLLDEVGIDGWPDYPARPETLLTTGYGLPFYHQRQPLGRQAAGALAAAAGLHTTPYAMCRLIDHIYLKKQVIGAASIKEQVKTQSKLETGYDASTAFGLGIEFFQQSGQPLFGHTGHVGGHVSATICNPRTKLIVSVAANAKDSPVTAIALGILGAVNYFFETVSLQDGHHPGKFSARFINEVSTVQIIDLYNKIIIIDPDDWEPFGWYETLQPISPTKLKFATTGSVYNEGELIEYSFKKGVQQARLSGAAVYLVK